A genome region from Bacteroidota bacterium includes the following:
- a CDS encoding DUF5106 domain-containing protein, whose amino-acid sequence MKQLLTLAWLGISALAMAQTPAQKPAQKPAQKPQAAAAKPAATQSAAAKPAAKPAPAKPTVPPAKQLNLKVRVKGASEGSAVLANYFGDKQYIQDSARVDANGNMLFKSTEKHDAGIYIIQFPTASGPKYFEVILLDGQMNFAMETDTADLVGKMKITGSRENEIFQEHNLYLSKKSKEMEKLQAEMKKATEAKDTAEEKKAREKITTLDSEVKAYKREFYQKKYPDSFFSKVLRAMDEPDLLPYDKCPRLANGNIDSAYNNRNYKLHYWDGFDFSDGRMLRTPVYHNKIKFYLEKITAPDPDSIIKAAHWIIAQTHDSDLFKYAVHYVTYTYEVSKVMGYDAIFVNMVQTYHMKGKVWWLNETQLKKIIDRAEKLKYTLIGASAVNIQLPDANGVIRQLQYVNADYTIVIFWEPTCGHCKHDIPIIKTYYDSLRAAGVSVEVYAINAEYDSLSWKKFIADNKLTWVNVMSTDAQKVANYKYFYDVYSTPTLYILDKNKKIFAKRLDAKGVETFLNRRINDDRKKASPK is encoded by the coding sequence ATGAAACAGCTTCTTACACTTGCATGGCTTGGAATTTCTGCGCTGGCAATGGCGCAGACTCCCGCTCAAAAACCGGCTCAGAAACCTGCACAAAAACCGCAAGCTGCGGCAGCAAAACCGGCAGCCACACAATCGGCAGCGGCAAAACCTGCCGCTAAACCCGCGCCGGCTAAACCCACCGTACCGCCCGCCAAACAGCTCAACCTCAAAGTGCGCGTAAAAGGCGCCTCAGAAGGCAGTGCCGTGCTGGCAAACTACTTTGGCGATAAACAATACATTCAGGACAGCGCCAGAGTAGATGCGAACGGGAATATGCTCTTCAAAAGCACCGAAAAGCATGATGCCGGCATTTATATTATTCAATTTCCCACCGCTTCGGGCCCCAAATACTTTGAAGTTATTCTCCTCGACGGGCAAATGAACTTTGCCATGGAAACCGACACCGCTGATCTGGTAGGCAAAATGAAAATTACCGGCTCGCGCGAGAATGAAATCTTCCAGGAACACAACCTCTATCTCTCCAAAAAATCAAAAGAGATGGAAAAGCTGCAGGCTGAAATGAAAAAAGCCACCGAAGCCAAAGACACGGCCGAGGAAAAGAAAGCGCGCGAAAAAATTACCACACTCGACAGTGAAGTGAAAGCCTACAAGCGCGAGTTTTACCAGAAAAAATACCCCGACAGCTTCTTCTCCAAAGTGCTGCGCGCCATGGACGAACCCGACCTGCTGCCCTACGATAAATGTCCCCGACTGGCAAACGGCAACATCGACTCGGCATACAACAACCGCAACTATAAACTGCACTACTGGGATGGTTTTGATTTCAGCGACGGACGCATGCTGCGCACACCGGTGTATCACAACAAAATCAAATTCTATTTAGAGAAAATTACCGCGCCGGACCCGGATTCAATAATCAAAGCGGCACACTGGATTATTGCACAAACCCACGACAGTGATTTGTTTAAATATGCAGTGCATTATGTAACTTATACCTACGAGGTATCAAAGGTAATGGGCTACGATGCCATTTTTGTGAATATGGTGCAAACCTATCACATGAAAGGTAAAGTGTGGTGGCTGAATGAAACACAACTCAAGAAAATTATTGACCGTGCAGAAAAACTGAAATACACCTTAATTGGTGCCAGCGCAGTAAATATTCAACTGCCTGATGCCAATGGTGTGATCCGCCAGCTGCAGTATGTAAATGCCGATTATACGATTGTAATTTTCTGGGAACCCACCTGCGGCCACTGCAAACATGATATTCCCATTATCAAAACCTATTACGATTCGTTGCGGGCAGCGGGTGTATCGGTTGAAGTGTATGCAATTAATGCAGAATACGATTCGCTTTCTTGGAAAAAGTTTATAGCCGATAATAAACTTACCTGGGTAAACGTAATGTCAACCGATGCGCAGAAAGTAGCCAACTATAAATATTTTTACGATGTATATAGCACGCCTACGCTCTACATTCTCGACAAGAACAAGAAAATTTTTGCCAAACGTCTGGATGCAAAAGGTGTGGAAACCTTCCTAAACCGCCGCATCAACGACGATCGTAAAAAGGCCTCGCCGAAATAA
- a CDS encoding ATP-binding cassette domain-containing protein: MQITLSQVLPHPLADSPLVQGSVWKSECTVSSGEYLLVQAPSGTGKTTLVSLLYGLRNDYNGTVSIDGTDIRRISLNDWAALRRRKLSAVFQDMRLFGQLTALENIQLKNNLTSALTEQEIKQMAEMLGVDHRLNQSCGTLSLGQQQRVAIIRALAQPFELLLLDEPFSHLDDANAGIAAKLITEHCTRHHAGLMLTSLGGSAPFSFTRQLII; encoded by the coding sequence ATGCAAATTACGCTCAGTCAGGTGCTGCCCCATCCGCTGGCCGATTCGCCGCTGGTGCAGGGCAGTGTGTGGAAATCGGAATGCACGGTAAGCAGCGGCGAGTATTTGCTGGTGCAGGCTCCTTCGGGCACAGGCAAAACCACGCTGGTGTCATTGCTCTACGGCCTGCGCAACGATTACAACGGCACGGTTAGTATTGACGGCACCGACATCCGCCGCATTTCGCTCAACGACTGGGCTGCACTGCGCCGCCGCAAGCTTTCGGCTGTGTTTCAGGACATGCGCCTGTTCGGGCAGCTTACGGCGCTTGAAAACATTCAGCTGAAAAACAACCTCACCTCCGCACTCACCGAACAGGAGATTAAACAAATGGCCGAAATGCTTGGCGTGGATCACCGCCTCAACCAAAGCTGCGGCACGCTATCGCTGGGGCAGCAGCAGCGCGTGGCCATTATACGCGCACTGGCACAGCCGTTTGAACTTTTGCTGCTCGACGAGCCTTTCAGTCACCTCGACGATGCAAACGCCGGTATTGCGGCCAAACTGATTACCGAACACTGCACCCGCCACCACGCCGGACTTATGCTTACCAGCCTCGGCGGCTCGGCTCCTTTCTCGTTCACCCGTCAACTCATTATCTGA
- a CDS encoding DUF4836 family protein, with the protein MNKGLKIGLIAGGSVMALGAAALFVWMKFGKTDAHLRLIPKEATTVAVINVRSLFTKADPKKLMLLPVFQKAMGKGTMSPEMKQVLDDPMNLGADITQNIAGFVNQQDGVTTTGLVFKINDGGQFASNIAKIGGYTRPNKVDGLWYIAIERYVGLCWNDEAGVLFLGNPLIDESNQKQAERLMRQPQEYSILDNPNYKAFAAQDFDIGLMVDNNVVQRTADARDWMGIYNMFGSSTGWTDLLVNFEDESVDFLSTVHHADGTQEVLRTSGPEAGHLDALADKNPIGFISLALDLKAMLGQLRADANTKRGIEEIEDEMGMPMEDMLRSFNGDISLALTDYRNIVDEDPVLKEKMEAMRKMYEQFNSRFDGFESDEYTSPAAIEVPVFVLNVGITDTAFPGKMLREKIHMQPVSSGLYSASSGFGANVYVAMKGKHMIVTNSYAAANELIRTGRLQGKAPADTDIKGALAGRFELIPEKMPATFTDMLKKEMGNRDYMNMVRFGKPLQYVSLSGKGNSNLLQVHLVPATDGSNSLYRLLAHTAETMNTF; encoded by the coding sequence ATGAACAAAGGACTTAAAATTGGTCTCATTGCCGGCGGCAGCGTAATGGCGCTGGGCGCTGCGGCGTTATTTGTGTGGATGAAATTTGGCAAAACCGATGCACATCTGCGCCTTATCCCCAAAGAAGCCACTACCGTGGCCGTAATTAATGTGCGCAGCCTGTTTACAAAAGCCGATCCGAAAAAACTCATGCTCCTGCCCGTGTTCCAGAAAGCAATGGGAAAAGGCACCATGAGCCCCGAAATGAAACAGGTGCTCGACGACCCGATGAACCTTGGCGCTGATATTACCCAGAACATTGCCGGATTTGTCAATCAGCAGGACGGTGTAACCACAACCGGGCTCGTGTTTAAAATAAACGATGGCGGACAGTTTGCCTCCAACATCGCCAAAATTGGCGGCTACACCCGTCCGAATAAAGTGGATGGCCTTTGGTACATTGCCATTGAACGTTATGTAGGTTTATGCTGGAACGATGAAGCCGGTGTGCTGTTTCTGGGCAATCCGCTTATTGACGAAAGCAACCAGAAACAGGCCGAACGTTTGATGCGTCAGCCCCAGGAATATTCCATTCTCGACAATCCAAACTACAAGGCCTTTGCCGCGCAGGATTTTGATATCGGGCTGATGGTGGATAACAATGTGGTACAGCGCACGGCTGATGCCCGCGACTGGATGGGCATTTACAACATGTTTGGTTCGTCAACAGGATGGACTGATTTGCTGGTGAACTTTGAAGACGAAAGCGTGGATTTTCTCTCTACGGTTCACCATGCCGATGGAACACAGGAAGTATTGCGCACTTCGGGACCCGAGGCCGGGCACCTGGATGCACTGGCCGATAAAAATCCGATTGGTTTCATCAGCCTTGCACTCGACCTTAAAGCGATGCTCGGACAGCTCAGGGCTGATGCCAATACCAAACGCGGGATTGAAGAAATTGAAGATGAAATGGGGATGCCCATGGAAGATATGCTGCGCAGCTTTAACGGCGATATATCACTTGCGCTGACCGATTACCGCAATATTGTGGATGAAGATCCGGTGCTGAAGGAAAAGATGGAAGCCATGCGCAAAATGTATGAGCAGTTCAACAGCCGTTTCGACGGGTTTGAGAGCGATGAATATACTTCTCCGGCCGCCATTGAAGTACCCGTGTTTGTGCTCAATGTGGGAATTACCGATACCGCGTTTCCGGGTAAAATGCTGCGCGAAAAGATTCACATGCAACCTGTAAGCAGCGGACTTTACAGTGCGTCGTCAGGTTTTGGGGCCAATGTGTATGTGGCGATGAAAGGCAAACACATGATTGTAACCAACAGCTACGCCGCCGCAAACGAACTCATCCGCACCGGCCGTTTACAGGGCAAAGCACCTGCCGATACAGATATCAAAGGCGCACTTGCAGGCCGTTTTGAACTCATTCCCGAAAAAATGCCGGCTACTTTTACCGACATGCTGAAAAAGGAAATGGGCAACCGCGACTACATGAACATGGTGCGCTTTGGCAAACCGCTGCAATATGTAAGTCTGAGCGGAAAAGGCAACAGCAACCTGCTACAGGTTCATCTTGTGCCGGCTACCGATGGTTCAAACTCGCTGTACCGCCTGCTGGCGCACACTGCCGAAACCATGAACACATTTTAA
- a CDS encoding DEAD/DEAH box helicase, which yields MATFYEFDLNDAVLDGIEAMGYEQATPIQELTIPITLSGRDLIACAQTGTGKTAAYLLPTLHRILEQPQHSKIHTLIVSPTRELALQIDNALTGFAYFANVSSIAVYGGGTGESFDREKKALQTGTDIIVATPGRLLAHLNLGYVDFSSIKTLILDEADRMLDMGFYDDIMRIVSHLPKERQTLMFSATMPPRIRQMAAQILQTPEQVNIAISKPAEGIKQTAYCTYNTQKLPLLEHILQAQELLSVIVFSSTKQNVKNMERELKKLGLSVAAIHSDLEQNEREETLRLFRNREIRIIVATDVLSRGIDIENISMVVNYDVPGDGADYVHRVGRTARAESTGQAVTFINPEDMRRFGAIEQLIGYEVEKGILPEALGEGPPYTPGKSAPRGDRGGRGDRGGRSGKPGGNRNRNKTRNNNAKPAQPGQAQPAAEAASENTEKKKRKKRRRKPGGENKPAPVAPAPVS from the coding sequence ATGGCCACTTTTTACGAATTCGATCTGAACGACGCGGTGCTCGACGGCATAGAGGCAATGGGCTATGAACAGGCCACGCCGATTCAGGAACTCACCATTCCGATCACCCTCAGCGGGCGCGACCTGATAGCCTGTGCGCAAACCGGCACCGGCAAAACGGCCGCCTATCTGCTGCCCACCCTGCACCGCATTCTCGAACAGCCGCAGCACAGCAAAATACACACCCTCATCGTGTCGCCCACGCGCGAACTGGCTTTGCAAATTGACAATGCACTTACCGGCTTTGCCTACTTTGCCAATGTGAGCAGCATTGCCGTGTATGGCGGCGGCACCGGCGAAAGCTTCGACCGCGAGAAAAAAGCCCTGCAAACCGGCACCGACATTATTGTGGCCACACCCGGCCGCCTGCTGGCGCACCTCAATCTGGGCTATGTGGACTTCAGCAGCATCAAAACCCTCATTCTCGACGAGGCCGACCGCATGCTCGACATGGGCTTTTACGACGACATTATGCGTATCGTATCGCACCTGCCCAAAGAGCGGCAAACGCTCATGTTTTCGGCCACCATGCCGCCGCGTATCCGCCAGATGGCCGCGCAGATTCTGCAAACTCCTGAGCAGGTAAACATAGCCATTTCAAAACCGGCCGAGGGTATTAAGCAAACGGCTTACTGCACCTACAACACACAAAAACTGCCGCTGCTCGAACACATCCTGCAAGCGCAGGAGCTGCTTAGTGTGATCGTGTTTTCGTCCACCAAGCAGAATGTGAAAAACATGGAGCGCGAGCTGAAAAAGCTCGGCCTTTCAGTAGCCGCCATTCACAGCGACCTTGAGCAAAACGAGCGCGAGGAAACCCTGCGCCTTTTCCGCAACCGCGAAATCCGCATCATTGTAGCTACCGACGTGCTTTCGCGCGGTATAGACATTGAAAACATAAGCATGGTGGTGAACTACGACGTGCCCGGCGACGGTGCCGACTATGTACACCGCGTTGGCCGTACAGCCCGCGCCGAATCAACCGGACAGGCGGTTACGTTTATTAATCCCGAAGACATGCGCCGCTTTGGCGCCATTGAACAGCTCATTGGCTACGAAGTAGAAAAAGGCATATTGCCCGAAGCACTTGGCGAAGGCCCGCCCTACACACCCGGAAAATCGGCCCCGCGCGGCGACCGTGGCGGACGTGGCGACAGAGGCGGACGCAGCGGAAAACCGGGCGGAAACCGCAACCGCAATAAAACCCGAAACAACAACGCCAAACCTGCGCAACCCGGACAGGCACAACCCGCTGCCGAAGCCGCTTCGGAAAACACCGAAAAGAAAAAACGTAAAAAACGCCGCCGCAAACCGGGAGGCGAAAACAAACCCGCCCCCGTGGCTCCCGCCCCCGTTAGCTGA
- a CDS encoding aminotransferase class I/II-fold pyridoxal phosphate-dependent enzyme: protein MRDLFDKIRENRGPLGKHAKESHGYFTFPKLEGDISNRMIFRGKERLVWSLNNYLGLANHPEVRKADADAAAQYGFAQPMGARMMSGNSNFHEQLEAGLSELVKKEDTILCNFGYQAMVSAIDCLVDRHDVIVYDAESHACIIDGVRLHMGKRFVYPHNDIANLEKQLERATKLVEGTNGSILVLTEGVFGMSGNQGKLKEIVALKNKFNFRLFVDDAHGCGTMGPTGGGTGEAQGCQDGIDIYFGTFAKSFALIGGYISSTEDVVEYLRYNMRSQIFAKSLPLPLVVGLLKRLELMNKHPELREQLWTITNALQSGLKEAGFNIGTTSSPVTPVYLNGSIPEATNLILDLRENYNIFCSMVVYPVIPKGQIILRLIPTAVHTLDDVKYTVDAFSAIRNKLVSGQYQSEKIAAF, encoded by the coding sequence ATGAGAGACCTGTTCGACAAGATCAGAGAGAACCGCGGCCCGCTCGGCAAACATGCCAAAGAGTCGCATGGCTATTTCACTTTCCCCAAGCTGGAAGGCGATATCAGCAACCGTATGATTTTCCGCGGCAAAGAGCGTTTGGTCTGGAGCCTGAACAACTACCTCGGTCTGGCCAACCACCCGGAAGTGCGTAAGGCCGATGCCGACGCCGCTGCCCAGTATGGTTTTGCCCAGCCCATGGGCGCCCGCATGATGTCGGGCAACTCAAACTTCCACGAACAGCTGGAAGCCGGCCTGAGCGAACTGGTGAAAAAAGAAGATACCATCCTCTGCAATTTCGGCTATCAGGCCATGGTTTCGGCCATCGACTGTTTGGTTGACCGCCACGATGTGATTGTGTATGATGCTGAGTCGCACGCCTGCATTATCGACGGTGTGCGCCTGCACATGGGCAAGCGTTTTGTGTATCCGCACAACGACATAGCCAACCTCGAGAAGCAGCTTGAGCGCGCTACCAAACTGGTAGAAGGCACCAACGGTTCCATCCTCGTGCTTACCGAAGGCGTGTTTGGCATGAGCGGCAACCAGGGCAAGCTGAAAGAGATTGTAGCACTGAAAAATAAATTCAATTTCCGTCTGTTTGTTGACGATGCGCACGGCTGCGGTACCATGGGCCCCACAGGCGGCGGCACCGGCGAAGCACAGGGCTGTCAGGACGGAATAGACATTTACTTCGGCACCTTTGCCAAGTCGTTTGCCCTCATCGGCGGCTACATTTCATCAACCGAAGACGTGGTAGAATACCTGCGCTACAACATGCGTTCGCAGATTTTCGCCAAATCGCTGCCGCTGCCGCTGGTGGTTGGCCTGCTCAAGCGTCTGGAGCTGATGAACAAACACCCCGAACTGCGCGAACAGCTCTGGACAATAACCAACGCCCTGCAAAGCGGGCTGAAAGAAGCCGGTTTCAACATCGGCACCACTTCATCGCCCGTTACGCCGGTGTACCTCAACGGTTCTATTCCTGAGGCCACCAACCTCATCCTCGATCTGCGCGAAAACTACAACATCTTCTGCTCCATGGTGGTTTATCCGGTTATTCCGAAAGGCCAGATCATTCTGCGCCTCATTCCCACCGCCGTACATACGCTCGACGATGTGAAATACACCGTTGATGCGTTTTCTGCCATCCGCAACAAACTTGTGTCGGGCCAGTACCAGAGCGAGAAAATTGCCGCTTTTTAA
- a CDS encoding Crp/Fnr family transcriptional regulator, with the protein MEQIRTYFSRFIELNEEEWQAFSAVIVKETCRKKQFLLEEGQHCDFIAFIGEGMFRFYYMQEGEEKVTAFFFPGDFVSNYRSFLTHQPSDHYIESMSDSVVYKIHRSDLHALYARYKSIERLGRLIAENLYLLVAKRLDSFLYSTPEDRYKELLTRNSRLLQDVPQYMLASYLGVKPETLSRIRARQ; encoded by the coding sequence ATGGAGCAGATCAGAACTTACTTTTCCAGATTTATTGAACTGAATGAAGAGGAGTGGCAGGCTTTTTCGGCAGTAATTGTAAAAGAAACCTGCCGCAAAAAACAGTTTTTGCTTGAGGAAGGGCAGCACTGCGATTTTATTGCATTCATCGGCGAGGGCATGTTTCGTTTTTACTACATGCAGGAGGGCGAGGAAAAAGTAACCGCATTCTTTTTTCCGGGCGATTTTGTATCAAACTACCGGAGCTTTCTCACGCATCAACCATCCGATCATTATATCGAGTCGATGAGTGATTCGGTAGTGTATAAAATTCACAGGAGCGATCTGCATGCGCTTTATGCACGTTACAAAAGCATCGAACGCCTGGGCCGGCTCATTGCCGAAAACCTGTATCTGCTGGTTGCCAAAAGACTCGATTCCTTTTTGTACAGCACACCCGAAGACCGCTACAAGGAACTCCTCACCCGCAATTCGCGCCTGTTGCAGGATGTGCCGCAGTATATGCTGGCTTCCTACCTCGGCGTAAAACCCGAAACACTGAGCCGCATCAGGGCACGACAGTAA
- a CDS encoding MBL fold metallo-hydrolase, translating to MNIRFMGAARTVTGSRHLLTVNNHQILLDCGLFQGKNEGGADRNIHFGFDPHQVHCVILSHAHIDHSGMLPRLVREGFSGKVYCTPATADLCEIMLLDSARIQENDVRFVNKRRQKRGQKLIAPLYSEDDVRELLRLLVKVPYDTDWTVSKGVSFRFTDAGHILGSAAVSLTLTENERTVKLAFTGDVGRFHDLILREPQPFPQADIILCESTYGNRLHDSTEDSAAQLLEVVRHTCVEKKGRLLIPSFSLGRTQEIVYTLDRMKSAGLLPPIPVFVDSPLSTNATDIMRKHPENFNQDILKYMETDPDPFGFNGLEYIQEKEASQALNYEERPCIIISASGMLEAGRIKHHVKHGISDERNTILIVGYCSPGTLGSALVGGAKEVRIFGEPHEVKAEVVRIGSYSAHADRNELIDFLKCQDPGKVKHVYLVHGETEAQNEFSKYLIETGFRSVSAPEFGEKIEL from the coding sequence ATGAACATCCGATTTATGGGCGCAGCCCGCACCGTTACCGGCAGCCGGCACCTGCTTACGGTAAACAACCACCAGATCCTGCTCGACTGCGGCCTGTTTCAGGGCAAAAATGAAGGCGGCGCCGATCGCAATATCCATTTTGGCTTTGATCCGCATCAGGTGCATTGCGTAATCCTTTCGCACGCCCACATCGACCACAGCGGGATGCTGCCGCGCTTAGTGCGTGAAGGATTCAGCGGAAAAGTATATTGCACACCGGCAACTGCCGATCTATGCGAAATCATGCTGCTCGACAGCGCCCGCATTCAGGAAAATGATGTGCGTTTTGTAAACAAGCGCCGGCAAAAACGCGGACAAAAATTAATAGCACCGCTCTACAGCGAAGACGATGTGCGCGAACTTCTGCGACTGCTTGTGAAAGTGCCGTATGATACCGACTGGACCGTGAGCAAAGGTGTGAGTTTCCGCTTTACCGATGCCGGCCATATTTTGGGAAGCGCAGCAGTAAGTTTAACGCTGACCGAAAACGAACGCACTGTAAAACTGGCCTTTACCGGCGATGTGGGACGCTTTCACGACCTTATTTTGCGCGAGCCGCAACCGTTTCCGCAAGCCGACATTATTCTCTGCGAATCGACCTACGGCAACCGCCTGCACGACAGCACCGAAGACTCGGCCGCACAGCTGCTGGAAGTAGTGCGCCACACCTGCGTGGAGAAAAAAGGCCGGCTGCTGATTCCCAGTTTCAGCCTCGGGCGCACTCAGGAGATTGTTTACACCCTCGACCGCATGAAAAGCGCCGGACTCCTGCCCCCGATTCCGGTGTTTGTGGATAGTCCGCTTTCTACAAACGCTACAGACATTATGCGCAAGCATCCTGAGAATTTCAACCAAGACATTTTGAAATACATGGAAACCGACCCCGATCCGTTCGGGTTCAACGGTCTCGAATACATCCAGGAAAAAGAAGCCTCGCAGGCACTCAACTACGAAGAACGTCCGTGCATTATCATTTCGGCATCGGGCATGCTCGAAGCCGGACGTATCAAGCACCACGTTAAGCACGGCATCAGTGACGAGCGCAACACGATATTAATTGTTGGCTATTGCTCGCCCGGCACATTAGGTTCGGCATTAGTTGGCGGCGCAAAAGAAGTCCGTATTTTCGGCGAACCGCACGAAGTTAAAGCCGAAGTAGTTCGCATCGGTTCCTACAGCGCCCACGCCGACCGCAACGAGCTGATTGACTTTCTGAAATGCCAGGATCCGGGAAAAGTAAAACACGTTTATCTCGTACACGGCGAAACCGAAGCGCAGAACGAGTTTTCGAAATACCTGATTGAAACCGGTTTCAGAAGTGTTTCGGCGCCGGAGTTTGGGGAGAAAATTGAATTGTAA
- a CDS encoding MBL fold metallo-hydrolase: MRITFLGTGTSMGVPIIGCPCPVCQSADVRDKRLRTSVLIETQGKTIVIDTGPDFRQQMLRHDVRKLDAVVFTHEHKDHLAGLDEVRAYNFLNEMVMPVYATTRVQQAIRREFAYIFEEPKYPGIPQIELIEFGNAPFHVAGVPFLPVEVFHHKLQVFGFRVGDFVYITDANRIEEEERKKIRGCKVLVLNALRRETHISHFTLNEALDVVRDLRPEKAYFTHISHQMGMHEDVQGELPEGVFIAFDGLVVTQSESENENESESENESESEKIE; this comes from the coding sequence TTGCGCATTACATTCCTCGGTACCGGCACTTCTATGGGCGTTCCAATTATTGGCTGCCCCTGTCCCGTATGCCAGTCGGCCGATGTGCGCGATAAACGCCTGCGTACTTCGGTACTCATCGAAACACAGGGCAAAACCATTGTCATCGATACCGGCCCTGATTTTCGTCAGCAAATGCTCCGCCACGATGTGCGCAAACTTGATGCGGTCGTGTTTACACACGAGCACAAGGATCATCTGGCCGGCCTCGACGAAGTGCGCGCCTACAATTTTCTCAACGAAATGGTGATGCCCGTGTACGCTACAACGCGCGTGCAGCAGGCCATCCGCCGCGAGTTTGCCTACATTTTCGAAGAGCCGAAATATCCCGGCATCCCGCAAATTGAACTTATTGAATTTGGCAATGCGCCTTTTCACGTAGCCGGAGTACCGTTTCTGCCGGTGGAAGTATTTCACCACAAGCTGCAGGTCTTCGGCTTCCGCGTGGGCGATTTTGTATATATCACTGATGCCAACCGGATAGAGGAGGAGGAACGCAAAAAAATACGCGGCTGCAAGGTACTTGTGCTCAACGCCCTGCGGCGTGAAACACATATTTCGCATTTTACGCTGAATGAAGCCTTAGATGTGGTGCGTGATTTACGGCCGGAGAAGGCTTATTTCACGCATATTTCGCATCAGATGGGGATGCATGAGGATGTGCAGGGGGAATTGCCGGAAGGAGTGTTTATTGCGTTTGACGGGTTGGTGGTTACTCAGAGCGAGAGTGAGAATGAGAATGAGAGCGAGAGTGAGAATGAGAGTGAGAGTGAAAAAATAGAGTGA
- a CDS encoding tetratricopeptide repeat protein yields MSFLKNLFSGKNQPQKTNSFKAGDIFYTKNDSKFSLFKLLVHDAEFDCYHVLVYMPVDRLPDTTQVNGLKVMVYHSPFATSAFSGAVLLVNTGVKSDDLIGYHEYLRQTQAPEHYVPLANKYYQTAYELTNEKKYHEAIDEYSKAVDLFPAFFEAIDNRAFCKMDLGLWNEAIEDFKLSLMQNPGTVLAEFSIGECYFKMRDYENARKQFEKAHQIDPDDPMPIKFLAKVNELLGR; encoded by the coding sequence ATGAGCTTCCTCAAAAACCTTTTCTCAGGAAAAAACCAGCCCCAAAAAACCAACTCATTTAAAGCCGGTGACATTTTTTATACAAAAAACGATTCGAAATTTTCACTCTTCAAACTTCTTGTGCATGATGCGGAGTTTGACTGCTACCATGTATTAGTCTATATGCCTGTTGATCGCTTACCAGATACCACACAGGTAAACGGGTTGAAAGTTATGGTATATCATTCGCCATTTGCCACATCGGCATTCAGTGGTGCTGTTTTGCTGGTAAACACCGGTGTAAAATCGGATGACTTAATCGGCTACCACGAATATTTGCGTCAGACACAGGCTCCCGAGCACTATGTGCCGTTGGCCAACAAGTACTACCAAACCGCCTACGAACTTACCAACGAAAAAAAATATCACGAAGCCATTGACGAGTATTCAAAAGCAGTAGATCTTTTCCCTGCGTTTTTTGAGGCAATAGACAATCGCGCATTTTGCAAAATGGATTTGGGGCTTTGGAATGAGGCCATTGAAGATTTCAAGCTCTCACTGATGCAGAACCCCGGAACTGTTTTGGCTGAGTTTTCGATTGGCGAATGCTATTTCAAAATGCGCGATTATGAAAACGCCAGAAAGCAATTCGAAAAAGCACATCAGATTGATCCTGATGATCCGATGCCGATAAAATTCCTTGCAAAAGTAAATGAGTTGTTGGGACGCTAA
- a CDS encoding response regulator transcription factor yields MKCIIVEDEPLALERTREFVQKLPHLQLIAAFDNSLDALAFLRTHNVDLLFLDIQMDELTGIQLLEAVDVQAQIIITSAYSEYALKGYELRVTDYLLKPFTFARFVQAVERAHENHSRHTQAEKKFIFVKTEYRLEKIMLDELLYIEGMRDYRRIHTTKTRIMTLQTFGELEQEIPPHIALRVHKSYMVALGRIDSVERERIRIGEVLIPISDTYRETFWQAIGTK; encoded by the coding sequence ATGAAATGCATCATTGTAGAAGACGAGCCGCTGGCGCTTGAACGTACACGCGAATTTGTGCAGAAGCTTCCGCACCTGCAGCTCATTGCCGCGTTCGACAACAGCCTTGATGCACTTGCATTTCTGCGCACACACAATGTCGATCTGCTTTTCCTCGATATTCAAATGGATGAGCTCACCGGCATTCAGCTGCTCGAAGCCGTGGACGTGCAGGCGCAGATTATCATTACCAGCGCCTACAGCGAATACGCCCTTAAAGGCTACGAACTCCGCGTAACCGATTACCTGCTCAAGCCATTTACATTTGCCCGCTTCGTGCAGGCCGTGGAACGCGCACATGAAAATCATTCGCGCCACACACAGGCCGAAAAGAAATTCATCTTCGTAAAAACCGAATACCGCCTCGAAAAAATCATGCTCGATGAGCTGCTTTATATCGAAGGCATGCGCGACTACCGCCGCATACACACCACCAAAACCCGTATCATGACCCTGCAAACCTTCGGTGAGCTGGAGCAGGAAATTCCCCCGCACATTGCGCTGAGGGTGCATAAATCGTACATGGTGGCGCTGGGCAGGATAGATTCGGTGGAGCGCGAACGGATTCGTATCGGGGAAGTGTTGATTCCCATTTCAGATACCTACCGCGAAACCTTCTGGCAGGCAATAGGCACAAAGTAA